A window of Castanea sativa cultivar Marrone di Chiusa Pesio chromosome 1, ASM4071231v1 contains these coding sequences:
- the LOC142622063 gene encoding uncharacterized protein LOC142622063: MFAHQIGRNVQAYVDDMLVKSIQEDDHLSNLQVTFDTLRSYNMKLNPNKCVFGVTVGKFLGFMVSQRGIEVSPEKIQAIMEIAPPKTVKEVQSLNGKIVALNRFVSRQSKPREELFLYLAVSLAAISAALIREKDRVYFTSRALRQAEQRYPQMEKLAFTLVTATRKLKLYFQAMTDKPLRRAMSSPEAAGRMALWAVKPSQGPEEVPQWSIHIDESSNKQVGGAGVVLYTLKGDKIECMIRLNFPMTNNEAEYEALIAGLDLAKAAGAKNVVEYCDSQVITSQVNDNYECKSERMKRYLEEVKGRISSLQMKLVQIPREENKCANQLAKAASVEHMLVPNQVLSFVQLSSLIDNTNVQDIGYENCWIMPIAAYLRDGELPDDKEAARRLKVQAACFILIKNVLYKRGFSRPYLRCLVPKEADYVMREVHEGIFRNHSGSWSLVHKLIRVEYYWPTM, from the exons atgttcgcgCACCAGATTGGGAGGAATGTGCAAGCttacgtagatgacatgctgGTGAAAAGCATACAGGAGGACGACCACTTGAGCAACCTCCAAGTGACCTTTGACACCCTTCGAtcttacaacatgaaattaaatccaaacaaGTGTGTGTTCGGGGTAACTGTAGGGAAgttcctaggattcatggtatcccaaaggggtATCGAGGTCAGTCCGGAGAAGATACAGGCGATAATGGAAATAGCTCCGCCAAAGACGGTtaaagaagtacaaagcctgAACGGCAAGATAGTAGCATTGAACAGATTCGTATCAAG GCAGTCCAAGCCAAGGGAGGAGCTGTTTCTATACTTGGCCGTTTCCCTAGCCGCTATTAGTGCGGCCTTGATTAGAGAAAAGGATAGGGTATACTTTACAAGCCGAGCGCTTCGACAAGCAGAACAGAGGTACCCTCAGATGGAAAAACTAGCCTTCACATTAGTAACCGCAACACGAAAACTCAAGCTATATTTCCAAGCCATGACAGATAAGCCCTTACGAAGAGCTATGAGTAGCCCCGAGGCTGCAGGACGAATGGCCTTATGGGCGGTCAAGCCAA GCCAGGGGCCAGAAGAAGTTCCCCAGTGGAGTATCCACATAGATGAATCTTCCAATAAGCAAGTAGGCGGAGCTGGCGTGGTACTCTACACCCTAAAGGGAGATAAGATCGAGTGCATGATCCGACTGAACTTTCCTATGACCAATAACGAAGCAGAATACGAAGCCTTGATAGCAGGTCTGGACCTCGCGAAAGCGGCGGGAGCTAAAAATGTAGTCGAATACTGCGATTCCCAAGTCATAACCAGTCAGGTCAACGACAATTATGAGTGCAAGAGTGAACGGATGAAGAGATACCTCGAGGAGGTGAAGGGTCGAATTAGTAGCCTCCAAATGAAAttggttcaaatcccaagggaggagaacaAGTGTGCCAACCAACTTGCTAAAGCTGCTTCAGTAGAACACATGCTCGTCCCCAATCAGGTATTGTCCTTTGTTCAACTCTCATCACTAATAGACAATACCAATGTACAGGATATAGGTTATGAAAACTGTTGGATAATGCCAATAGCCGCCTACCTGAGGGACGGCGAACTGCCAGACGACAAGGAGGCCGCAAGGAGGTTGAAGGTTCAAGCAGCTTGTTTCATTTTGATTAAAAACGTCTTATATAAGAGAGGTTTCTCCCGACCTTACCTGAGGTGCCTCGTCCCCAAAGAAGCAGATTATGTTATGAGAGAGGTCCACGAAGGAATCTTCCGGAATCACTCTGGATCATGGTCTTTGGTACACAAGCTAATCCGAGTGGAATATTACTGGCCAACTATGTAG
- the LOC142622055 gene encoding uncharacterized protein LOC142622055 has translation MARIDNPVIGFTEEDARCLHHLHDDALVASIRIGDYNTHRVLVDNRSSANILYYSAFQQMRIEKEWLIPTNAPLLGFGRTRVHPLGAVTLPVTVGDYPQQITKDVTFLVADCSFAYNAILGRPTLNSWKAITSTYYMMIRFPTKYGVGEVKADQVAARK, from the coding sequence ATGGCACGTATTGACAACCCTGTAATTGGATTCACGGAGGAAGATGCCCGTTGTCTCCACCACCTACACGACGATGCACTTGTGGCCAGCATACGCATAGGAGACTATAACACCCACCGGGTTCTGGTGGACAACAGGAGTTCTGCTAACATCCTATACTATTCGGCATTTCAGCAGATGAGAATAGAGAAAGAATGGTTGATTCCAACCAACGCCCCACTCCTAGGATTTGGAAGAACAAGGGTGCACCCCTTAGGAGCGGTCACCCTACCAGTGACAGTCGGAGACTATCCTCAGCAGATCACCAAGGATGTCACCTTCCTAGTTGCTGATTGTTCTTTTGCATACAACGCCATCTTGGGTCGTCCTACTTTGAATTCATGGAAGGCTATAACCTCAACCTACTACATGATGATCAGGTTTCCTACCAAGTATGGAGTTGGAGAAGTTAAAGCAGATCAAGTGGCGGCACGCAAATGA